CCTGTTTCACCCGACACCACTTTTCAAGGCTGAGATGTATATCTATGGCAAGATCAACAGCAAGCCGGTCACGCTAATCGATCTTGAAGGAAAAAAAGTGGGCGTAACCATGGGTTACACCTACCCGACTACTTTTATTGAAAATAAGAAGATCCTGCGCGAAGTGGGGCCTACTGAAAAATCCCAGATGCAAAAACTGGCGTCCGGAAGAATTGACTATGCCATTCTGTGGGGACTCACTGGAGAAAAAATTCTTAAGGACAACCCGCATCTCCTGTCGAAAGTGAAGGCCGTTGGCAAGGTTTCCCGCGATTCACTTTATATCAACTTCTCTAAAAAACACAAAGATGGCGCCAAGTATGCCGCCATCTTTGAAAAGGGACTTAAAACTATTATCGAAAACGGCACTTACAAAAAAATTGAAGCCGATTTCCAAAAAAGCCTGAATTAGTTCAGGTTACCCAAACGAGCCAAAGCTTTTTGTTGTTTTGCTTTGGCTTCGCTCAGTTTTTGGCGTTTTTGTGCCAGCTTTTCCTGAAGATCTTTTTTCTTGTCGATATTCAACTGAGCTTTTCTGTTATGCTTTTCAGCCTGAGCCAATGCATTTCTTGTCTGCATCTCAAGGTTTCTTGATTCACGCTCGTAGTTTGCACGGGCTTTTACAAACTGTGCATCAGTTTGTTTTAGCAAAGCTGCCGCCTGGCGCTCTTCATTTTTAGCGCGAGCCAACTTCGCCTGCTCTGTTTTCAAAGCTGCATTAGTGCGGGCCATTTCACCTTTGGTGGAATTAATAGCCGCCGCCAATTGCAACTTTCTGTCCTGAGATTGATCACGGTCAGAACGGGCTTTGTTCAATTTATCAGTGGCACGAGCCAGTTTGTTCTGAGCTGCTGATTCCTCGGACTCCATTTTACCAATGGCTTTACGAAGAGTGATCGTCTCGCCAATCAAACGTGTTGTTTGTTTGGAGTTTTTAGTGGCATCGGCCTGCAAACGTTTGATTTCACGGCGTGTGCGCGAAGATGTCTCTTTATGTTCAGCAGTGCGGGATTTAAAATCTGACTTTGCACTTTCCAGTTCCGCAACGGACTCATCGAAACCACCTTGAGCTTCATCCAGATTTGCAAATGCGCTTTCAACTTCAGATTGAGCATCCACTGCGTTGTCTTTTGCCATGGAGGCGTAACCCTGAGAAGCACCGAAAATCATCATCAATGCCGAAGCTGCCAAAACTTTTGTATAATTCTTTGTCATAAATGGTTCCTTATAAAGGTTGATAGCCCTCTCTATCCATTTTCTGTGCCGACAGGCCTTCCCCCGCTCATTTGCAGAAGAGCTATAATCACCACCCCTAACCGGGAAATACTTTCCAAAACAAACGACAAAATAGGCACCCCTCGGCCCCGGCCCCTCCCAAAATCAAAGTGTCAAAAATTGTGACACACTTTGATCTTTTTCAATAAGTCCACTTGGAGTCCTTCATCGCACCCAATCCGCAGTATAAGGGTGCATCTTTTATTGAGGTGTTTATGAAAATCAGTTCTCTATTAATTGCGGCCACACTAATTTCCTCCACGGCGGCCCACGCCAAAACAATTTCCTGCAGTGGTATCGACAAAAATGGCAGCACAGTCAGTCTTCAGGTTTCGTTGAATGACGGGATCTCTTTTGACTACAAAACCAAAAAAACAAAAGCTAAAAACTCAGAAGACTATTCTGATGTTTGGACCGCAGACTCTGGTTCCTACCAATTGGCTGAAGCTTCCAATCAATCCGTCGTGGGCTCCTTGGGATCACGTGGAGAAAAATGGGCGAAGCTGACATTGGGTGACCTGGGCAAAGCCAACTCCACTTTTGAATACGATGAAAATGACTCGGGCTTTGAGTACAGCAACCACGTTTCCAAAATGATTTGCCGCTAATACTGTTCCAGCAATATACCTATTTGAAACCGGACGATGCCCTCGTCCGGTTTTTTATTTTCATTTGCAGATTGTAAAAAAGTTGATCAGTTTTCCAAACATTCACTGGACCAAATTCTGGAATAATCCCTCTAGTATTCTCAACACGATTCGCGATTGATAAAATTTCGTGACGCGAACTCTTTACCTAAGTCAGCGAAATTGCACGATTCAATTCAGAGAAGAAATCGCTTTCAAAAAAAGTGCGCTTTAATTCGAGATCAAGGAGCAGTTTTTCTCCTTTAACCATCGAGAAAATTCGGATTTCGTACGAAAATATGAATGGGACGGCCGCACGGAGGACTCAGGAATGGCTAAAATTAGAGTTAAAGGTTTTCTTACTCTCTCGGGACTATACCTGTTTGTCTGTCTGTTTTATTCGAACTGCACCATGCGTGAAGAATCTCATGCTCCAACTCATACACCAAGTCAGCTTGGCAGTATGAATCACTAACCACAGCTGACCTGGTTTTTTAAAGCACTCCTAAATCACATTGTATAGAAGAACTCTTCCTTCACAATTTTTCCGTCTTTCACCGTATAGATACCAACTTCCTCCATGGCCCAACGTTTGTTGGTTTCCTTATCAGTGGCATCATAATTAAAGTGAACGGCAAAACGATCTCCGGAAGGAAATGGTCCATCAATTTGTGATGAATGGACTTCCATTTTCTTTTCCCATTCCAGATTTTTCTTCAAGGCGTTTTGTTTGCCGTGGGACTCCGCAGGCATGCCGGGTGTTTCCATGGCCTCACGACTTTCAATATCGTCAGCGTAAAGAGTTTCTATGGCTTCTACGACTTGATTGGATTTACAAAAATTAACGAGCTTTTGACCAACCTCAAGAGTGTCTTTTTGAGTTTGTGCATTCATAAGACCTCCCTTCATATTCGGCCTTATGATACCACAATGAGCTGCGAGTGTACTCCGATTCAAAACTCCACTTTTCTGACGAAGTGACAGGTATAGCCGGCGGGGTTCTTCTTCAGATAGTCCTGATGATAATCCTCAGCTTTCCAGAAGTCTCCAGCGGCACCGACCACTGTCGATACGTCCTTACCCCATGCTTTGGACTTATTGACCCGGGCTATGACTTTGTATGCAGTATTTTTCTGCTCTTCGCTTGTATAAAATATTTCGCTGCGATACTGGGTGCCAATATCATTCCCCTGACGATTCAGAGTCGTGGGATCATGAATTTTAAAAAAATAGAGCAGCAGATTTTCATAG
This is a stretch of genomic DNA from Bdellovibrio sp. GT3. It encodes these proteins:
- a CDS encoding substrate-binding periplasmic protein, with translation MVLIHLIFAALMFTSVSAASAETIHLNGEDDWAPYSSATKDYKDLQGLAPDIIRAAFKSQGITVIFRPMPFTRCMKEVDLGRSLGCFDTLINADTQDRYLFHPTPLFKAEMYIYGKINSKPVTLIDLEGKKVGVTMGYTYPTTFIENKKILREVGPTEKSQMQKLASGRIDYAILWGLTGEKILKDNPHLLSKVKAVGKVSRDSLYINFSKKHKDGAKYAAIFEKGLKTIIENGTYKKIEADFQKSLN
- a CDS encoding nuclear transport factor 2 family protein yields the protein MNAQTQKDTLEVGQKLVNFCKSNQVVEAIETLYADDIESREAMETPGMPAESHGKQNALKKNLEWEKKMEVHSSQIDGPFPSGDRFAVHFNYDATDKETNKRWAMEEVGIYTVKDGKIVKEEFFYTM
- the msrA gene encoding peptide-methionine (S)-S-oxide reductase MsrA, producing MKSRISFISIWTIFSLFFGVTVQAANTETAYLAGGCFWGMEDLLRKHPGVQSTEVGYMGGKLPNATYEIVKTGATNHAETVKVEYNPKQLSYENLLLYFFKIHDPTTLNRQGNDIGTQYRSEIFYTSEEQKNTAYKVIARVNKSKAWGKDVSTVVGAAGDFWKAEDYHQDYLKKNPAGYTCHFVRKVEF